From the genome of Malus sylvestris chromosome 6, drMalSylv7.2, whole genome shotgun sequence, one region includes:
- the LOC126625587 gene encoding disease resistance protein RPM1-like, translating into MYHIYDKKSATPFAKLLHRTIYFPKNLWHQHRIAKKLQKITKKIKAIPERNERYGVSTIEGTTSDSVPRWVKNKAESSLYIMEDELIGIEDKKQRLMGLLMNGEENEMVVSIVGMGGSGKTTLVANTFNNENVKRHFDCYAWITVSQTFVIEDLLKNLIKQFHQGRKEEMTAQLDSMSYKELLEMLSTYLKSKRYLVVLDDVWDIKLWQEIRIPLLNRHHGSRIMLTTRKKDIAFYSFEVESRPIEIEPLGNNEAWELFSKKAFSTYDNKSCPPELESLAWKLVDKCEGLPLAVVTLGGLMSSKRSSSEWRSVYNSLNWHLTNHPMLELLC; encoded by the coding sequence ATGTATCACATATATGACAAGAAGAGTGCGACTCCATTTGCAAAATTGCTCCACAGAACCATTTACTTTCCAAAGAATCTTTGGCATCAGCATCGAATAGccaaaaaattacagaaaatcacaaaaaagaTCAAAGCCATTCCAGAGAGGAATGAGAGATATGGTGTCTCTACAATAGAAGGAACAACTTCGGATAGTGTTCCCAGATGGGTGAAGAACAAAGCCGAGTCTTCTCTTTATATTATGGAAGACGAACTAATCGGGATTGAAGACAAGAAGCAAAGGTTAATGGGGTTATTGATGAATGGAGAGGAAAATGAAATGGTTGTGTCTATAGTCGGGATGGGAGGATCAGGCAAGACAACTCTTGTTGCCAATACCTTCAACAACGAAAATGTAAAGCGGCATTTTGACTGTTATGCATGGATCACTGTTTCTCAAACTTTTGTGATCGAAGACTTATTAAAAAATCTGATCAAGCAATTCCACcaaggaagaaaggaagagaTGACTGCACAATTGGATTCCATGAGTTACAAAGAATTGTTAGAGATGTTGTCGACATACTTGAAGTCTAAAAGGTACCTAGTTGTATTGGATGATGTGTGGGACATTAAACTTTGGCAAGAAATAAGGATACCACTTCTTAATAGACATCATGGAAGTCGAATCATGCTTACAACTAGAAAGAAAGACATAGCATTCTATTCTTTTGAAGTTGAAAGTCGTCCTATTGAAATTGAACCCTTGGGAAACAATGAAGCTTGGGAGCTCTTTAGCAAGAAAGCATTCTCAACTTACGATAATAAATCTTGTCCACCAGAGCTTGAATCCTTAGCATGGAAACTTGTGGATAAGTGTGAAGGCCTACCTCTGGCAGTGGTAACTTTAGGTGGTCTAATGTCTTCCAAGAGGTCATCATCGGAATGGAGAAGCGTATATAACAGCTTAAATTGGCACTTGACTAACCATCCTATGCTGGAactgttgtgctag